A genomic region of Rutidosis leptorrhynchoides isolate AG116_Rl617_1_P2 unplaced genomic scaffold, CSIRO_AGI_Rlap_v1 contig56, whole genome shotgun sequence contains the following coding sequences:
- the LOC139884498 gene encoding cation/H(+) antiporter 3-like → MATKNSSSDDVVKMFCVPLPARVTSVGIFNKDRDESLLEYALPRLETEIILIFIFGQAFQFLFKRARIPIFVFHMIAGLVVGAIMRGVIPETSYFEKQLTNKQITPPEKNAMVLGSMGALGYSFYMFLNGVKMNCGMIKKAGPPAIGVGVLSLLVPLLVLFIIEYGNFISAYSKDTIFLATTYCLTSFPVVADLLRHLKIINSELGRLALSTAIVGDLLSLFLFVGNAFMKIGIDIKNASYNDLKNNSILLPSFIAVVVFAFRPWMKWMVRNTPDGRPVKELYVNLVILAFLGTTFLAHLFGQFFLFGPFILGLAVPDGPPLGSALVDRLKTMVSGLFLPLFVASATMRVTSTHLQMAQDDTGALYIHLLIYIIMLVTKFLVTMGLSLYYKIPRPDALALAFIICSKGIVELGWYSFLSDIQLMEPQLYMAMVLLIMGIAILVPMSVGTLYDPKRKYAGYQKRTVMSSSLNSGLPIVACIHIPNNVTAVINLLDISFPTRESPISLNVLHLIKLSGQSSPTFITHLLDQNAPSTNSYSENVLFFFQQFERKHWGGIALSAFTSISPEDAMDEDICMLALDKLASLIILPFHRRWYINGTVESEDHSIMELNWSVFETAPCSVGVLVDRGHIRSQNSIGSSEETMHNILLVFLGGADDREALTFAKRMLNDKRVKLTVLHIHTAMHGDADSANWERMLDMEVLKDVKNCAFVEYKEEKVNDGHIIASMLRDMVNDYELIIVGRRFGVDCPQTSGLKEWSEFPELGILGDLLASTDFYGISSVLIIQQQLTSQNIR, encoded by the exons atggcGACAAAGAATTCGTCATCTGATGATGTAGTAAAAATGTTTTGCGTACCATTACCAGCTAGAGTAACTTCTGTTGGCATCTTTAACAAAGACAGAGATGAAAGTTTACTTGAATATGCATTGCCTCGACTTGAGACAGAGATTATCTTAATATTCATCTTCGGTCAAGCTTTTCAATTCCTGTTCAAGCGCGCCAGAATTCCTATCTTCGTCTTCCACATGATTGCTGGCTTAGTCGTTGGAGCAATCATGCGCGGAGTAATACCGGAAACTAGTTATTTCGAGAAACAATTGACGAATAAGCAAATAACTCCACCTGAGAAGAATGCTATGGTTTTGGGATCAATGGGGGCTCTAGGCTATAGTTTCTATATGTTTCTAAATGGAGTCAAGATGAACTGCGGAATGATTAAGAAAGCAGGTCCCCCAGCAATTGGTGTTGGAGTATTATCATTGTTGGTACCACTCCTCGTATTATTTATCATAGAATACGGGAATTTCATCAGCGCTTATTCGAAAGACACGATCTTTTTGGCTACTACGTATTGCCTCACTTCATTCCCGGTCGTTGCTGACCTCCTTAGACATCTTAAGATCATCAACTCAGAACTCGGACGGTTAGCCCTCTCGACTGCAATTGTCGGTGATCTTTTAAGCTTGTTCCTTTTCGTTGGCAATGCTTTTATGAAGATTGGGATCGATATAAAGAATGCATCGTATAATGATTTGAAAAATAACTCAATCCTTCTTCCATCATTCATAGCGGTTGTTGTTTTCGCCTTTCGGCCATGGATGAAATGGATGGTGAGGAATACCCCTGATGGACGTCCCGTTAAGGAACTTTATGTCAACCTTGTCATCCTCGCTTTCTTAGGCACGACTTTCCTAGCACACCTATTCGGTCAATTCTTCCTGTTCGGACCATTTATTTTAGGCTTGGCTGTTCCTGATGGCCCACCTCTAGGATCTGCATTGGTAGACAGACTCAAAACAATGGTCTCCGGTTTGTTCCTTCCTCTCTTTGTTGCCTCGGCTACCATGAGAGTCACTTCCACTCACTTACAAATGGCTCAAGATGACACTGGTGCATTGTACATTCACCTACTTATTTACATCATCATGTTAGTCACAAAATTTTTAGTCACCATGGGGCTTTCGTTGTATTACAAAATACCGAGACCCGATGCTTTAGCACTTGCTTTTATAATCTGTTCCAAAGGCATTGTGGAGCTTGGCTGGTACAGCTTCCTGAGCGATATCCAG CTTATGGAGCCACAGTTATACATGGCAATGGTCTTACTGATTATGGGCATTGCCATTTTAGTACCAATGTCTGTGGGAACCCTCTACGACCCTAAAAGAAAATATGCAGGCTACCAGAAAAGGACTGTCATGAGTTCATCTCTAAATTCAGGATTACCAATAGTAGCTTGCATCCATATACCTAACAATGTCACTGCAGTGATCAATCTCCTAGATATCTCATTTCCGACTAGAGAATCGCCGATTTCACTCAACGTCCTTCATCTAATCAAGCTCAGTGGCCAATCTTCTCCAACGTTCATCACTCACCTATTAGACCAGAACGCTCCTTCCACTAATTCTTACTCAGAAAATGTCTTGTTTTTTTTCCAACAATTTGAAAGAAAACATTGGGGAGGCATAGCATTGAGTGCCTTTACGTCAATTTCTCCAGAAGATGCGATGGACGAGGATATTTGCATGCTTGCGCTTGATAAGCTAGCTAGTTTAATAATCCTGCCTTTTCATCGTAGATGGTACATTAATGGGACAGTTGAATCGGAGGATCATTCAATAATGGAGTTGAATTGGAGCGTCTTTGAAACGGCGCCTTGTTCCGTGGGAGTTTTAGTGGACCGTGGCCATATCCGCAGCCAAAATTCAATAGGATCATCAGAAGAGACCATGCATAACATTCTTTTGGTCTTCCTAGGAGGTGCTGATGATAGAGAGGCTTTAACATTTGCGAAAAGAATGTTGAATGACAAAAGGGTAAAGCTGACAGTGCTACACATTCACACTGCGATGCATGGAGATGCTGACTCGGCTAATTGGGAACGAATGCTTGATATGGAGGTACTGAAGGATGTTAAGAACTGTGCATTTGTGGAATACAAGGAAGAGAAGGTGAATGATGGACATATTATTGCATCAATGTTACGAGATATGGTGAATGATTATGAGCTTATTATTGTCGGAAGGCGTTTTGGAGTAGACTGTCCACAGACTTCGGGTCTTAAAGAATGGAGCGAATTTCCGGAGCTCGGGATTCTTGGAGACCTTCTTGCCTCCACAGATTTCTATGGCATAAGCTCTGTATTGATTATACAACAACAATTAACATCTCAAAATATACGGTAG
- the LOC139884500 gene encoding uncharacterized protein, whose product MASSDGLLFVLFNENNLELFFLFCQSVPDTVLYAAWSSPNQANITASINSIPMLNGTNFKSWKENLPIVLGVMDLDLALRTDPPVDITKASTIEEIDLMEKWEQSNRMCMMIIRKAIPEAFRGSMSPDIHTATETVAEVEARFAKNEKAEIGTILAKLTSKK is encoded by the exons ATGGCATCATCTG ATGGATTGTTGTTTGTCCTGTTTAATGAAAACAACTTGGAATTGTTTTTTCT ATTCTGTCAGAGTGTTCCTGACACTGTTTTATACGCTGCTTGGTCCT CTCCAAATCAAgctaacattacagcaagcataaaCTCGATTCCAATGCTGAATGGCACGAACTTCAAGTCATGGAAGGAAAATCTTCCGATTGTGCTTGGAGTCATGGATCTGGATCTTGCACTTAGGACGGATCCTCCCGTAGACATTACTAAGGCAAGTACCATCGAGGAAATTGACTTGATGGAAAAGTGGGAGCAATCCAATCGCATGTGCATGATGATCATAAGGAAGGCGATTCCAGAGGCATTTAGGGGATCAATGTCTCCGGATATACATACTGCCACAGAGACTGTTGCCGAGGTGGAAGCTAGGTTTGCCAAGAACGAAAAGGCTGAAATTGGTACGATTCTGGCAAAGCTTACTTCCAAGAAGTAA
- the LOC139884501 gene encoding probable nucleoredoxin 2, producing MNEQGEYEGFTNGDLHSDHVNNNNISTTSISSLLASNDRDFLLDPHHNQVRISNLEDKVIGIYFSANWYYPCKNFTQVLIGVYEQLKGNGSNFEVVFVSSDENSDAFNNYRASMPWLAIPFSDLETKKALDRKFHVEGIPCLVILQPGNSKEEVVHNGVELVYKYGAHAFPFTTERLDELLMEEKQKHASQNIISLLTNCDRDYLLGHPARKKVPVASIVGKTIGLYFSAQWCLPGVKFTPKLISVYQKIKQILTQEGKNSEDFEIVFVSNDRNEEEFNSNLDTTPWLTIPFGDPTIKSLAKYFDIQGIPCLVILDPDGKTLTMNGRNLLNLYKENAYPFTEAKLELIERHIKEESVNLPRSVYHEGHRHELSLVSEDTGGGPFICCDCDEQGYGWAYLCLECGYEVHPKCVGSVKN from the exons ATGAACGAACAAGGAGAATATGAAGGTTTCACAAATGGCGATCTTCATTctgatcatgtaaataataataacatatctaCTACAAGTATTTCTTCTCTCTTAGCCTCCAACGATCGTGATTTCCTTCTCGATCCCCATCATAATCAG GTTAGAATTTCTAATCTTGAAGATAAGGTAATAGGCATCTACTTCTCTGCAAATTGGTACTATCCTTGTAAGAACTTCACGCAAGTCCTGATCGGTGTTTACGAGCAACTCAAAGGCAATGGGTCCAATTTTGAAGTTGTCTTCGTGtcatccgacgagaattccgacgcATTCAACAATTATAGAGCTTCCATGCCATGGCTAGCGATTCCATTCTCTGATTTAGAAACGAAAAAGGCATTGGATAGGAAATTCCATGTTGAAGGAATTCCTTGCTTAGTTATACTACAGCCTGGAAATAGTAAAGAAGAAGTTGTTCATAATGGGGTGGAGCTTGTTTATAAGTATGGGGCTCACGCTTTCCCATTTACGACGGAGAGGCTTGACGAATTGCTAATGGAAGAGAAACAAAAGCATGCAAGTCAGAATATAATCAGCTTACTAACTAACTGTGACAGAGACTATCTTTTGGGTCATCCTGCTCGGAAAAAG GTACCTGTGGCTTCCATAGTAGGAAAAACAATTGGGCTCTACTTCTCAGCTCAATGGTGCCTCCCAGGAGTGAAGTTCACCCCCAAATTGATATCTGTCTACCAGAAAATCAAACAAATCCTAACACAAGAAGGAAAAAATTCCGAAGACTTTGAAATCGTCTTCGTTTCAAATGATCGGAATGAGGAAGAATTCAACTCTAACCTCGATACAACCCCATGGTTAACAATCCCATTTGGTGATCCCACAATCAAAAGCCTTGCAAAGTATTTTGATATCCAAGGTATCCCTTGTCTAGTAATCCTAGACCCCGATGGAAAAACTTTGACGATGAACGGAAGGAACCTTCTAAACTTGTACAAAGAAAATGCATATCCATTCACGGAAGCTAAATTAGAGTTAATAGAGAGGCATATAAAGGAAGAGTCTGTGAACCTGCCGCGATCCGTGTACCATGAAGGGCATCGACATGAGCTGAGCTTGGTTTCAGAAGACACAGGAGGGGGTCCGTTTATATGTTGTGACTGTGATGAACAAGGATACGGTTGGGCTTATCTTTGCCTTGAATGTGGCTATGAAGTACATCCAAAATGTGTTGGTTCCGTCAAGAACTAG
- the LOC139884492 gene encoding probable protein phosphatase 2C 44 → MSNHSSVASASRTRKPRPGFFSKIKNACLKSSSCDSGKGRSKSSTHKLAHGFHLVEGQSGHDMEDYHFAEYRKKKNHVLGLFAIFDGHLGDRVPSYLKDNLFNNILEEPSFWKDPESAIKNAYRSTDNFILQNAMQLGPGGSTAVTAIVIDGKDLWVANIGDSRAVVSERGCANQLTVDHEPHLERTRIEKQGGFVTKLPGDVPRVNGQLAVARAFGDQSLKAHLSSEPDVRHVPIDSTIEFVILASDGLWKVMQNQEAVDLVKSIRDPQVAAKRLTSEALARNSKDDISCIVIRFG, encoded by the exons ATGAGTAATCACTCATCAGTTGCAAGTGCTTCTCGAACCAGAAAACCCAGACCCGGATTCTTTTCAAAGATCAAG AATGCTTGTCTTAAATCATCGTCTTGTGATTCTGGAAAAGGGAGAAGCAAGTCTTCAACTCACAAACTGGCCCATGGATTCCACTTAGTGGAAGGCCAATCTGGACATGATATGGAGGACTACCATTTCGCCGAATACAGGAAGAAGAAGAACCACGTGCTAGGATTGTTTGCCATATTCGACGGTCACTTAGGTGATCGTGTCCCTAGTTACTTGAAGGATAACCTCTTTAACAATATTCTTGAAGAG CCAAGCTTCTGGAAAGATCCCGAGAGTGCGATAAAGAATGCCTATCGTTCCACGGATAATTTTATATTGCAAAATGCCATGCAATTAGGTCCAGGTGGCTCAACTGCTGTCACTGCTATTGTAATTGATGGGAAAGATTTGTGGGTCGCAAACATAGGTGATTCAAGGGCTGTCGTTTCCGAGAGAGGCTGTGCCAATCAACTTACGGTAGACCATGAGCCACACTTAGAACGAACAAGGATTGAGAAGCAGGGTGGTTTTGTGACCAAACTTCCAG GAGATGTACCTAGGGTCAATGGCCAACTCGCTGTTGCTCGTGCATTTGGGGATCAAAGCCTGAAAGCACATTTAAGTTCAGAACCAGATGTTAGACATGTTCCTATAGACTCAACTATCGAGTTTGTTATATTGGCAAGTGATGGACTGTGGAAG GTGATGCAAAACCAAGAAGCCGTTGATTTGGTGAAATCCATTAGAGATCCTCAAGTAGCAGCGAAGCGCCTTACTAGTGAAGCTTTGGCAAGAAATAGTAAAGACGATATATCGTGCATTGTTATTCGGTTTGGATGA